The genome window TTAACATTATATACAGATGCAGTTCAAATTATGCTAAGGTTCAGCTTTCTAACTCAAAACTAGAATGCCCATTTCACTGTGTATTCTATGAATCTATGATGGAATCAAGTGAATCGGCAATTCTTCAGAGGTTCAAGCTATGAAATAGCATTGAACTTCGTGAAATTGCCAAAGCCAGAAAGTTGCAAACTATAATTTCTGCTATTTTTCTTAGGAGGTTCAAGCTAATAGTATTGAAAAACATTCAAACCGAAAACTATATGCCTCCAAGACTGCGTCTTTTTATGTAACTTTCTAAGGCAACAGTCTACTTGAGCTGGCAAGCAGACAAAGTATATACATTATTAATCAACCTATTTTGTCAAATACAGTAATAACTTATCATCGAGTGGGAGATGTTAAACACTGAAACATCCCAAAAGTTAAACCTATTTCCTGCTCATAATTCACATTTCACAAAGCTATTTTCCCATATCATTTCTCTAGTAAATAGAACTACTAACATTCAcaaagaataatattttaaagcAAAGAAAATCTAACATGTCAACAATGGGTGTGAAGAATCATGAAGTAAAACAAACAATCAACATAAATTTTCACTAAATAACAATTAAAGtttctttctaaaatttttaaaaaagactaaattttTCTGACCTGGTTGGTGTGGCGTGAAGAGCTAGTGACGGGTAGTGGGCCTTTGCCATGGGTCTGTCCGGCGGCGCCGCCAGAAGAGGAGGGGCCAGCGGCGGAGGAGTTGGGAGAGGAGTTGTCGGGAAGATCCAATGTGAAAAGGCTGAAGCCAAAGAAGAGGAGAAGCACAATAAGTATCATTACAAGCAGCTGAATCCAAATCAGCCATGGAACCTTGTAGCTCTCGATTATCAACCCCTCCCCAAATTCATACATCTTTTAAAGATTCCTTCTTTCAATATCAAATCTTTATTATCTAAAACAATTATGATGATGCGATGGCCGGCCCCGGTCCCCGGTGGGTGGGTGGGATTGGGATAGCTGAAAATAGGAGCGGTGACTTGGAAAGACTTGTCGTTGTGCAGTGATTTTCGGTGAGACGGAGAAGGCAAGTATCGAATGCACAGGACTTAGAGCCCCACGCGCATTTTTCAACCGCACAACCCACGCACtacttttccattttattggaAATCTCTC of Ipomoea triloba cultivar NCNSP0323 chromosome 3, ASM357664v1 contains these proteins:
- the LOC116011864 gene encoding uncharacterized protein LOC116011864; amino-acid sequence: MYEFGEGLIIESYKVPWLIWIQLLVMILIVLLLFFGFSLFTLDLPDNSSPNSSAAGPSSSGGAAGQTHGKGPLPVTSSSRHTNQGQDQKHSTEGGVETSTSRGIRIGEERDGSSVKDATHFRLFERPQHPCHYLGLAKQAFLKCLGLDSSSDRPDCRKHEKED